From the genome of Streptomyces sp. NBC_01116, one region includes:
- a CDS encoding amino acid adenylation domain-containing protein, whose protein sequence is MNRTEQIAAAESTFRTGLRQALTAPEFGIWLTSRAQPEAFNVHRVWELRGPLDERALREAVRDAAARHPVFARRLDSGGEVPSWAPGPAEPQWAVDDPGTADVDQWQAVGGHAFDLAHDCPLRVSLFRQGPERRLLSLLVHHIACDGASLDVLLADISTAYRARTVTGAPRLAPPAFSAPPSESVAPTGYWPRVLADASWPDTLPRNPQPRTPYGETLRLPLSEAEVRLIRAGARALRSTPFLLGLSALYASFATYGNATDLMIATPFAARTPANLSTVGSLARMVLLRQFWRAGASGTELADAVRGTVAEALTHLAEPLRENSDLFDTATSGLTTSFQVHGSPPVPVLDGVEVIPVETGNGLTRFDLEFDLHLDQGGGSLSVIRRTRGGTTHEAATELLDLVRRTLLALAREPGILLPRSPGASTASLIPPPPQSRPSIPLMERFTAQVAATPDRPAVVRGTDVTTFAALDREVRALATALRAAGAGPGSPVGVLCERDASLVVSVLAVWRTGGHVVALDPAQPPSRLTYVLADARVGTVICAPGLRERLSGTFTLVAPGGSGSAGPEPDTRPGHPAAPHDLAYVLHTSGTTGSPKGVMVEHRGLEILVDVQPAGAGAARVGVTAAVSFDVFFQQLLYLFRGSCLVIAEEEVYRNPQAAVAWLERHDVRLLSTSPSMFAAMRRFGLDDVLRRTDLELDLGGEAVDPTTWRDLRALGVRGSNGYGPTEATIQTTWCGFDEHETPSIGRPVGGTAAHVLGPDLRPVPVGAAGELYLSGPQVARGYASAPALTAERFLPDPFATAPGARMYATGDRVRLTAAGHLLYLGRTDHQMKVRGQRVDPYEVEEVLRRAPGVRDAYVARSGRAGAEGLRAYVVPEPSGPRPEPRRVRAAAAGELASAAVPAHVLLVDVFPLTPSGKVDEHALPLPARTSGPVGSADPVGALWAQTLGGPPPAGDDNFFACGGSSLDAARFIAELNQLHGAAVDLAAFFGDPTPDGARARFEAARPGTSPEAGTPPDAGKAELSAAQSRLWLLHRAEPDSHEFTVYWALRHRGPLDRARLGAAWHEVLAAHPELRLRVVDGDRGPARAEWPLDAFTVSVDTAAEEGLTARLQRAARRAFDLFGEPLAALAEFRIAEDERVLLFTAHHIVLDRHSTELITRQLLDRLAGGPAPSAPPHRAFDAPAPAPEETERLQKFWAGELRHVSTEPPIALGDEPVHRHWAGDAVSEPIDAADWARLTEAARTHRTTPLVLALAAFALTADRYGAGGDVLAGTTMDVRPPGFSEVVGLFVNPVPVRLRPRPDFTGRELIAHTHRALLRSHAHRAHPFDALVQQLGVRSEPGRAPLFHVLVDHEPLLRTASEHLGQAASLPVEIPADVAKYDLEIILRETSDGGRLDVVHRTDRWPTARAGQFAEHLLGALLALVSRPAARAALPEDQDPARPTLDWTYRPAPGGPPDPVSRRIDRVARRVPDRVAVSAVDGELTYGMLRERALAIAARLTALGAGPGTRVAVLVERSTAMPAALLGVHFAGAAQVPLDPGHPDTRIHAALADCTAAAVLTSGPTAGRISASGPPILDIDRIDPPAAPFAPVVPGPGDPAYVIYTSGTTGRPKGVVIEHGALAASTAARRAVYSREPVFLLLSPPAFDSSAAGIWGTLSAGGRLVVADADDVRDPERLIALITRHQVTHLLCVPSLYRVLLAAAERAGGPATASLTEVITAGEPLPQDLLRDHFALLPEVALVNEYGPTETAVWASYRRYRAPGPVDIGGPVPGYRLHVLDHALRPVPPGVEGELYVGGPGVARGYLGRRAETAAAFLPDPFSGAPGARMYRTGDRVRWRGEGALVFAGRTDDQVKIRGHRVQPAEIEAVLRNADGVRNSAVVVDDAGLVAFVTGTAEPDSLRGDIAERLPGYLVPREIHRVERLPLTPNGKVDRRALEREAVERRTASAARPAGPVPPRYADVVAAWREVLGLADVPTGVNFFDAGGHSLLVPALQEALHRHTGVRLPILDLFRHSTVADISARLEVRDRDPVAGPAADETRNRRDQAARRLRERRAQEAE, encoded by the coding sequence GTGAACAGAACCGAGCAGATTGCGGCAGCGGAGTCAACTTTCCGTACTGGGCTCCGGCAGGCCCTCACGGCCCCCGAGTTCGGTATCTGGCTCACCAGTCGTGCCCAGCCGGAGGCCTTCAATGTCCACCGGGTCTGGGAGCTCCGTGGCCCGCTCGACGAGCGGGCCCTCAGGGAAGCGGTGCGTGATGCCGCAGCCCGCCATCCCGTCTTCGCCCGCCGCCTCGACAGCGGCGGCGAGGTGCCGTCCTGGGCTCCGGGACCTGCCGAGCCGCAATGGGCAGTGGACGACCCGGGCACCGCCGACGTCGACCAGTGGCAGGCGGTGGGCGGGCACGCATTCGACCTCGCCCACGACTGCCCCCTGCGCGTGAGCCTGTTCCGACAGGGCCCGGAGCGTCGTCTCCTCTCGCTGCTGGTGCACCACATCGCCTGCGACGGCGCTTCCCTGGACGTCCTGCTCGCGGACATCTCCACCGCCTACCGCGCCCGCACCGTCACTGGTGCGCCCCGTCTGGCCCCGCCAGCGTTCTCCGCCCCGCCGTCCGAGTCCGTGGCGCCGACCGGCTACTGGCCCCGTGTGCTCGCCGACGCCTCCTGGCCGGACACTCTGCCGCGCAACCCGCAGCCGCGCACACCGTACGGGGAGACCCTCCGCCTCCCGCTCTCCGAAGCCGAGGTGCGGCTCATCCGCGCCGGGGCCCGCGCGCTGCGCAGCACTCCTTTCCTGCTCGGCCTCAGCGCCCTCTACGCGTCTTTCGCCACCTACGGCAACGCGACCGATCTGATGATCGCCACCCCCTTCGCCGCACGGACGCCGGCGAACCTGTCCACGGTCGGTTCCCTGGCGCGCATGGTGCTGCTGCGCCAGTTCTGGCGGGCGGGTGCCTCGGGCACCGAACTCGCCGACGCCGTCCGGGGAACCGTGGCCGAGGCGCTGACCCACCTGGCCGAGCCCCTCCGGGAGAACTCCGACCTCTTCGACACGGCGACCTCCGGACTCACGACCAGTTTCCAGGTCCACGGCTCCCCTCCCGTCCCCGTGCTCGACGGCGTCGAGGTGATCCCGGTGGAGACGGGCAACGGCCTCACCCGCTTCGACCTCGAATTCGATCTCCATCTGGACCAGGGCGGCGGTTCGCTGTCGGTGATCCGCCGTACCCGGGGAGGCACCACCCACGAGGCCGCTACCGAACTGCTCGATCTCGTCCGCCGCACCCTGCTTGCTCTGGCCAGGGAACCGGGCATCCTGTTGCCCCGGTCGCCGGGCGCGTCCACCGCATCCCTGATCCCTCCGCCGCCGCAATCCCGCCCGTCGATCCCTCTCATGGAGCGGTTCACCGCACAGGTCGCCGCTACGCCGGACCGGCCCGCAGTTGTCCGCGGCACGGACGTCACGACCTTCGCCGCCCTCGACCGCGAAGTCCGGGCGCTCGCCACCGCGCTGCGGGCGGCCGGAGCGGGCCCGGGCTCCCCGGTCGGCGTCCTCTGCGAGCGCGACGCCTCCCTGGTGGTATCGGTGCTCGCGGTCTGGCGGACGGGGGGCCACGTTGTCGCGCTCGACCCCGCGCAGCCCCCTTCCCGCCTGACGTACGTCCTGGCCGATGCCCGAGTCGGCACCGTGATCTGCGCTCCCGGACTGCGCGAACGGCTCAGCGGGACGTTCACCCTGGTGGCTCCGGGCGGCTCCGGCTCGGCCGGGCCGGAGCCGGACACTCGCCCCGGCCATCCGGCGGCCCCCCACGACCTGGCGTACGTCCTGCACACCTCGGGAACCACCGGCAGCCCCAAGGGGGTGATGGTCGAGCACCGGGGCCTGGAGATCCTCGTGGACGTGCAGCCCGCGGGCGCCGGGGCGGCCAGGGTGGGCGTGACCGCAGCCGTCTCCTTCGACGTCTTCTTCCAACAACTCCTGTACCTGTTCCGGGGAAGCTGCCTGGTGATCGCCGAGGAGGAGGTCTACCGCAACCCCCAGGCCGCTGTCGCCTGGCTGGAACGGCACGACGTGCGGCTGTTGAGCACCTCGCCGTCGATGTTCGCCGCGATGCGTCGGTTCGGCCTGGACGACGTGCTGCGGCGTACCGATCTGGAGCTGGACCTCGGCGGCGAGGCCGTCGACCCGACGACCTGGCGAGACCTGCGTGCGCTCGGCGTCCGCGGCTCCAATGGCTACGGACCCACCGAGGCCACGATCCAGACCACCTGGTGCGGGTTCGACGAGCACGAGACCCCGAGCATCGGTCGGCCCGTCGGTGGGACCGCTGCCCATGTTCTCGGTCCCGATCTGCGGCCCGTACCCGTCGGCGCTGCGGGCGAGCTGTACCTCTCCGGCCCCCAGGTCGCCCGCGGCTACGCCTCCGCCCCCGCCCTGACTGCTGAACGCTTCCTCCCCGACCCCTTCGCCACCGCCCCCGGAGCCCGGATGTACGCCACCGGAGACCGGGTGCGGCTCACCGCCGCCGGACACCTGCTCTACCTCGGCCGCACCGACCACCAGATGAAGGTACGTGGCCAGCGGGTCGACCCGTACGAGGTCGAAGAGGTCCTGCGGCGCGCCCCGGGCGTCCGGGACGCCTATGTAGCGCGTAGCGGCCGGGCCGGGGCCGAGGGACTGCGCGCCTACGTCGTGCCCGAGCCGTCCGGCCCCCGTCCCGAACCCCGGCGGGTGCGGGCCGCCGCAGCGGGCGAACTCGCCTCCGCCGCTGTGCCCGCGCACGTTCTGCTGGTGGACGTCTTCCCCCTCACCCCCAGCGGCAAGGTGGACGAGCACGCCCTGCCGCTTCCCGCGCGGACGAGCGGCCCCGTCGGCTCCGCCGACCCGGTCGGCGCCCTGTGGGCGCAGACTCTCGGCGGCCCGCCCCCCGCCGGGGACGACAACTTCTTCGCCTGCGGCGGCAGCTCCCTGGACGCGGCCCGGTTCATCGCCGAGCTGAACCAGCTCCACGGCGCCGCCGTCGACCTCGCTGCTTTCTTCGGGGACCCCACGCCGGACGGTGCACGCGCGCGGTTCGAGGCCGCGCGGCCGGGAACTTCGCCGGAGGCGGGCACGCCACCGGACGCCGGGAAAGCGGAGTTGTCGGCCGCCCAGAGCCGGTTGTGGCTGTTGCACCGCGCGGAACCGGACAGCCATGAGTTCACCGTGTACTGGGCGCTGCGCCACCGGGGTCCGCTCGACCGGGCGCGGCTCGGCGCCGCCTGGCACGAGGTGCTCGCCGCCCATCCCGAACTGCGGCTCCGCGTCGTCGACGGCGACCGCGGCCCGGCTCGCGCCGAGTGGCCGCTTGACGCCTTCACCGTGTCGGTGGACACGGCCGCCGAGGAGGGGCTCACGGCCCGGCTCCAGCGGGCGGCCCGCCGGGCGTTCGACCTCTTCGGTGAACCCCTCGCCGCCCTGGCGGAGTTCCGGATCGCCGAGGACGAACGCGTTCTGCTCTTCACCGCGCACCACATCGTCCTCGACAGGCACTCCACCGAGCTGATCACTCGACAACTGCTGGACAGGCTGGCAGGCGGACCGGCGCCGTCCGCTCCACCCCACCGCGCCTTCGACGCGCCCGCGCCGGCACCCGAGGAGACCGAACGGCTACAGAAGTTCTGGGCCGGGGAACTGCGCCACGTCTCCACGGAACCGCCGATCGCCCTCGGCGACGAGCCCGTCCACCGCCACTGGGCCGGTGACGCCGTCTCCGAGCCGATCGACGCCGCCGACTGGGCCCGACTGACCGAGGCCGCCCGCACCCACCGCACCACCCCGCTGGTCCTCGCCCTGGCCGCCTTCGCACTCACCGCCGACCGGTACGGGGCCGGAGGCGATGTCCTGGCCGGCACCACTATGGACGTCCGGCCGCCGGGCTTCAGCGAGGTCGTCGGCCTCTTCGTCAACCCGGTGCCGGTCCGGCTGCGCCCCCGGCCCGACTTCACCGGCCGCGAACTGATCGCCCACACGCACCGGGCGCTGCTGCGCTCCCACGCCCACCGGGCCCATCCCTTCGACGCCCTCGTCCAACAGCTCGGTGTCCGCTCCGAACCCGGCCGTGCCCCCCTCTTCCACGTCCTGGTCGACCACGAACCGCTGCTTCGGACCGCATCCGAGCACCTGGGGCAAGCCGCGAGCCTCCCGGTCGAGATTCCCGCCGACGTGGCCAAGTACGACCTGGAGATCATCCTGAGGGAGACCTCCGACGGCGGCCGGCTGGACGTCGTTCACCGTACCGACCGATGGCCGACGGCACGGGCAGGGCAGTTCGCCGAACACCTCCTCGGCGCTCTGCTGGCACTCGTGTCCCGCCCCGCCGCCCGCGCCGCCCTGCCCGAGGACCAGGACCCCGCCCGGCCCACCCTGGACTGGACGTACCGCCCCGCCCCGGGCGGCCCTCCCGACCCGGTGAGCCGGCGGATCGACCGGGTCGCCCGACGCGTCCCCGACCGGGTGGCCGTGTCGGCAGTCGACGGCGAACTGACCTACGGGATGCTGCGGGAACGGGCGCTCGCGATCGCCGCTCGGCTCACCGCCCTGGGCGCGGGGCCCGGCACCCGGGTCGCGGTCCTGGTGGAACGCTCCACGGCGATGCCCGCCGCACTGCTCGGTGTGCACTTCGCCGGAGCGGCCCAGGTTCCCCTCGACCCCGGACACCCCGACACCCGCATCCACGCCGCACTCGCCGACTGCACAGCCGCCGCGGTCCTCACCAGCGGCCCGACCGCCGGCCGGATCAGTGCGTCGGGCCCGCCGATCCTCGACATCGACCGGATCGACCCGCCCGCCGCACCGTTCGCCCCGGTCGTGCCGGGCCCCGGCGACCCCGCATACGTGATCTACACCTCCGGGACGACCGGGCGCCCCAAAGGAGTGGTGATCGAGCACGGCGCGCTCGCCGCCTCGACCGCCGCCCGCCGCGCGGTCTACTCACGGGAGCCGGTGTTCCTGCTGCTCTCGCCGCCCGCCTTCGACTCCTCGGCGGCCGGGATCTGGGGCACGCTCTCAGCGGGCGGACGGCTCGTCGTCGCCGACGCCGACGACGTCCGCGACCCCGAGCGGCTCATCGCTCTGATCACCCGCCACCAGGTGACGCACCTGCTCTGCGTGCCCTCGCTCTACCGGGTGCTGCTGGCCGCCGCCGAGCGGGCGGGCGGCCCGGCAACGGCGAGCCTGACCGAAGTGATCACCGCCGGCGAGCCGCTGCCGCAGGATCTGCTCCGGGACCACTTCGCCCTGTTGCCCGAAGTGGCGCTGGTCAACGAGTACGGTCCCACCGAGACGGCCGTCTGGGCGAGCTACCGCCGCTACCGCGCCCCCGGGCCCGTCGACATCGGTGGCCCGGTGCCCGGCTACCGCCTCCACGTCCTCGACCACGCGCTGCGCCCCGTCCCGCCGGGAGTCGAGGGCGAACTCTACGTGGGCGGCCCCGGCGTCGCCCGCGGCTATCTGGGCCGCCGCGCCGAGACGGCGGCCGCCTTCCTGCCCGATCCCTTCTCCGGCGCACCGGGGGCAAGGATGTACCGCACCGGCGACCGGGTGCGCTGGCGGGGCGAGGGCGCACTGGTCTTCGCCGGCCGGACGGACGACCAGGTGAAGATCCGCGGCCACCGGGTCCAGCCCGCCGAGATCGAGGCGGTGCTGCGGAACGCCGACGGGGTCCGGAACAGCGCCGTCGTGGTCGACGACGCCGGCCTGGTGGCCTTCGTCACCGGAACTGCTGAACCCGACAGCCTCCGTGGGGACATCGCCGAACGGCTGCCGGGCTACTTGGTCCCGCGCGAGATCCACCGCGTAGAGAGGCTGCCGCTCACCCCCAACGGCAAGGTCGACCGGCGCGCACTGGAGCGCGAGGCCGTCGAACGCCGAACCGCGTCCGCGGCGCGGCCCGCCGGGCCCGTGCCGCCCCGGTACGCCGACGTCGTCGCCGCCTGGCGCGAGGTGCTCGGCCTCGCCGACGTCCCCACCGGGGTGAACTTCTTCGACGCCGGCGGCCACTCCCTGCTCGTCCCGGCGCTCCAGGAGGCGCTGCACCGGCACACCGGAGTGCGGCTGCCGATCCTCGACCTGTTCCGGCACAGCACGGTCGCCGACATCTCGGCCCGGCTGGAAGTGCGGGACCGCGACCCAGTCGCCGGCCCCGCGGCCGACGAGACCCGCAACCGCCGCGATCAAGCGGCCCGACGGCTGCGTGAACGCCGTGCCCAGGAGGCCGAGTGA
- a CDS encoding LLM class flavin-dependent oxidoreductase, producing the protein MSLHFGFCFGTALRSHVTQDELWPLLETVERCQYDSFWFYNDNGDAMPPALELAKEVAHRTSSLRFGPHALVAPGLLERTALARELSRLHQISGGRFVAQLGIGGARELLMDDQRGAAAELECILREIATDPTGVPRPYPVWLGGNRDRTVKRVAALADGWVPAFITPAEYRRRVGVLLGELERLGRRTSVTLAVQVVYLPSSIDTPRVRAELDAEVAAHRPGATIRDLYAIGGYQAVRARVAEFVETGVEHVILVPARPVPDWKAEIIGLKDEVINRFRSAPAARP; encoded by the coding sequence ATGTCGCTTCACTTCGGGTTCTGCTTCGGCACCGCGCTGCGCAGCCATGTCACCCAGGACGAGCTGTGGCCGCTCCTCGAGACGGTGGAGCGGTGCCAGTACGACTCGTTCTGGTTCTACAACGACAACGGGGACGCCATGCCTCCGGCGCTCGAACTGGCGAAGGAGGTGGCCCACAGGACGTCGTCCCTGCGGTTCGGCCCGCACGCGCTGGTGGCCCCGGGGCTGCTGGAGAGGACCGCGCTCGCCCGTGAGCTGTCCAGGCTGCACCAGATCTCCGGCGGGAGGTTCGTCGCCCAGCTAGGCATCGGCGGAGCCCGGGAACTGCTGATGGACGATCAGCGCGGGGCCGCGGCCGAACTGGAGTGCATCCTGCGCGAAATCGCCACCGACCCCACCGGAGTGCCCCGGCCGTACCCGGTCTGGCTGGGCGGAAACCGGGACCGGACGGTGAAGCGGGTCGCCGCTCTGGCCGACGGCTGGGTGCCGGCGTTCATCACCCCCGCCGAGTACCGCCGCCGCGTGGGCGTCCTGCTCGGGGAACTGGAGCGGCTGGGGCGACGGACGTCCGTCACCCTGGCCGTCCAGGTGGTCTATCTGCCGTCGTCCATCGACACCCCCCGGGTCCGCGCCGAACTGGACGCCGAGGTCGCCGCCCACAGACCTGGAGCCACCATCCGGGACTTGTACGCCATCGGCGGATACCAGGCGGTGCGGGCCAGAGTGGCCGAGTTCGTGGAGACGGGCGTCGAACATGTCATTCTCGTGCCCGCCCGCCCGGTGCCGGACTGGAAGGCCGAGATCATCGGCCTCAAGGACGAAGTGATCAATCGTTTCCGGAGTGCTCCGGCCGCCCGCCCTTGA
- a CDS encoding glycosyltransferase family 4 protein, producing the protein MTEPCPAPADRPPEEEQPHPPGPRAGAGVRIAYLHPGSVPSVYANSVHAMRMCDAFARAGHEVTLYTAPGTYTVDDPHAYYGVRHRFSVTPVPSPDYSPAGYRARAERVRSLLTRNPPDLIYGHDLYALTAAAGVAPLIYETHRLRDDPNTLRIEEDLLRDAQPARIVVITHALGRDYRRAYGRLGTLPIVVAPEAAEEPRPPTRPQSPMPGRPDVPNIGYVGHLYEGRGIDLVLTLADRLPAFDFHLVGGASEDLARWRKRGGPPNAYFHGHRPPGAVHAYYPLFDVVLAPYQAKVYTAGGHCETSRWASPMKLFEYMAHGRAIIASDLPVLREILRDRVNCLLCPPDDPNSWADAVTHLVADAVLGRSLGDAARQQFLQRHTWRHRANLVLAGLDTTGVAETR; encoded by the coding sequence ATGACGGAACCCTGCCCCGCCCCGGCGGACAGGCCGCCCGAAGAGGAACAGCCGCACCCACCGGGGCCCCGGGCGGGGGCAGGGGTACGCATCGCGTATCTGCACCCCGGGAGTGTCCCCTCGGTCTACGCCAACAGCGTCCACGCCATGCGGATGTGCGACGCGTTCGCCCGGGCCGGACACGAGGTCACGTTGTACACGGCACCGGGCACGTACACCGTCGACGACCCGCACGCCTACTACGGAGTACGCCACCGCTTCTCCGTAACGCCGGTTCCGAGCCCCGACTACTCACCGGCCGGGTACCGGGCACGGGCCGAACGCGTCCGCTCCCTGCTGACGCGCAACCCGCCTGACCTGATCTACGGTCACGACCTCTACGCTCTCACCGCAGCGGCGGGGGTAGCACCGCTCATCTACGAAACCCACCGCCTGCGGGACGACCCCAACACCCTGCGCATCGAGGAGGACCTGCTCCGGGACGCTCAGCCGGCCCGCATCGTCGTGATCACCCACGCGCTCGGGCGGGACTACCGGCGCGCCTACGGCCGCCTGGGCACCCTTCCCATCGTCGTAGCCCCGGAGGCCGCCGAGGAACCCCGCCCGCCCACCCGTCCACAGTCCCCGATGCCGGGGAGGCCGGACGTGCCGAACATCGGATACGTCGGGCACCTCTACGAAGGGCGCGGCATCGACCTGGTCCTGACGCTGGCCGACCGCCTCCCCGCCTTCGACTTCCACCTGGTCGGCGGCGCTTCCGAGGATCTCGCCCGGTGGCGGAAGCGGGGCGGGCCCCCGAACGCGTACTTCCACGGTCACCGGCCGCCCGGTGCCGTTCACGCCTACTACCCGCTGTTCGACGTCGTTCTCGCGCCGTACCAGGCGAAGGTCTACACCGCCGGCGGGCATTGCGAAACGAGCCGCTGGGCGTCCCCAATGAAACTCTTTGAGTACATGGCACACGGGCGGGCCATCATCGCCTCCGACCTGCCCGTTCTGCGTGAAATCCTCCGGGATCGGGTCAACTGCCTCCTGTGCCCGCCCGACGATCCGAACTCCTGGGCCGACGCCGTCACACACCTTGTCGCCGACGCGGTCCTCGGACGCTCGCTCGGCGACGCGGCCCGTCAGCAGTTCCTCCAGCGCCATACCTGGCGCCACCGGGCCAACCTGGTACTCGCGGGCCTCGACACGACCGGCGTCGCCGAGACGCGGTAA
- a CDS encoding NAD-dependent epimerase/dehydratase family protein produces MSVKIMITGGAGFIGSNLAHALTHCGEVSGIRVLDDLSTGSKDNLAGADVHLVEGSILDGPLLDRAFRGVDTVIHLAALPSVARSVTDPLASHHANATGTLMVLEAARRAGVPHVIAASSSSVYGSNPHLPKHEDLRPAPLSPYAVSKLATESYLAAYHHCYDLPVLPLRFFNVYGPRQPAGHAYAAVVPAWIDAVTTGQRVLVHGDGLQSRDFTYVETVCRVLTRAALRQVVCADPVNLAYGTRTSLAELITELEAVLGTPLDPLHLPSRPGDVRHSHAENSRLLSLFPDVVPVPLREGLERTVEWFRAHAR; encoded by the coding sequence ATGAGCGTGAAGATCATGATCACCGGTGGCGCCGGCTTCATCGGCAGCAATCTCGCACACGCCCTCACCCACTGCGGCGAAGTGTCCGGGATCCGGGTCCTTGACGATCTCTCCACCGGCTCCAAGGACAACCTCGCCGGAGCCGACGTCCACCTCGTCGAAGGCAGCATCCTCGACGGCCCGCTCCTGGACCGGGCGTTCCGAGGCGTGGACACCGTCATCCACCTCGCCGCCCTGCCCTCCGTGGCCCGGTCGGTGACCGACCCCCTCGCCAGCCACCACGCCAACGCCACCGGAACGCTCATGGTCCTGGAGGCCGCCCGACGCGCGGGCGTTCCCCACGTGATCGCCGCCTCCTCGTCCTCCGTGTACGGCTCCAACCCCCATCTCCCCAAGCACGAGGACCTGCGCCCCGCCCCCCTCAGCCCCTACGCGGTCAGCAAACTGGCCACCGAGTCCTACCTGGCCGCCTACCACCACTGCTACGACCTACCGGTCCTGCCCTTGCGCTTCTTCAACGTCTACGGGCCCCGGCAACCGGCGGGACACGCCTACGCCGCGGTCGTACCCGCCTGGATCGACGCCGTGACGACCGGTCAGCGGGTCCTCGTCCACGGAGACGGCCTCCAGAGCCGCGACTTCACCTACGTGGAGACCGTCTGCCGCGTCCTCACCCGGGCGGCACTGCGCCAGGTCGTCTGCGCCGACCCCGTGAACCTCGCCTACGGAACACGCACCTCGCTCGCAGAGCTGATCACGGAGCTCGAAGCGGTGCTGGGAACCCCCCTCGACCCGCTGCACCTGCCGTCCCGCCCGGGCGACGTACGCCACTCGCACGCCGAGAACTCCCGACTGCTGAGCCTCTTCCCCGACGTCGTTCCGGTCCCGCTGCGCGAGGGACTGGAACGGACCGTCGAGTGGTTCCGGGCGCATGCCCGGTAG
- a CDS encoding nucleotide sugar dehydrogenase translates to MPRDTATPTPKPRPVRGRAVVVGQGYVGLSLAVRAAESGYQVVGYDVDKERVSRLEAGDSYVEDVSDAQLLPLLASGAYRASRDPADCDGFDIALITVPTPLKDGLPDLSHIVESARMLGEHLRTGTTVVLESTTYPGTTEELVAPLLEQVSGLVAGRDFQLGYSPERIDPGNTRWRLDNTPKVVSGVNTVSLERVTDFYRSIVDTTVQVRSCRTAEMAKLLENTFRHVNIALVNELATFAHDLDVDVWEAIDAAATKPHGFLRFVPGPGVGGHCLPIDPSYLSWWAERTAGRTLRFVELANDVNGHMPDYVVRRLTDGLRQRGKTVEGSRVLLLGLAYKANTSDARETPAARVAELLLALGADVRAADPHVTRSVPSASGVLDGVLRVTAGEQELSAADAVVLLADHDAFDYGLIAGSSAYVLDCRRRLGGDNIDVL, encoded by the coding sequence ATGCCGCGCGACACCGCGACTCCCACTCCGAAACCCCGCCCGGTCCGGGGCCGCGCGGTCGTCGTCGGACAGGGCTACGTCGGTCTGTCGCTGGCCGTACGGGCCGCCGAGAGCGGATACCAGGTCGTCGGCTACGACGTGGACAAAGAGCGGGTGAGCCGCCTGGAGGCCGGCGACTCCTACGTGGAGGACGTGTCCGACGCGCAGCTCCTCCCGCTGCTGGCCTCCGGCGCCTACCGCGCCAGCCGTGACCCGGCCGACTGCGACGGCTTCGACATCGCGCTCATCACCGTGCCCACGCCGCTGAAAGACGGGCTGCCCGACCTGTCGCACATCGTCGAATCGGCCCGGATGCTGGGCGAACACCTCCGGACGGGAACCACTGTCGTGCTGGAGTCGACCACCTACCCGGGAACGACCGAGGAGCTCGTCGCACCCCTCCTGGAGCAGGTATCCGGACTCGTCGCCGGCCGCGACTTCCAACTCGGATACAGTCCCGAGCGCATCGACCCCGGCAACACCCGCTGGCGGCTGGACAACACGCCCAAGGTGGTCTCCGGTGTGAACACGGTCTCCCTGGAGCGGGTCACAGATTTCTACCGGTCCATCGTGGACACCACGGTGCAGGTCAGAAGCTGCCGGACCGCCGAGATGGCCAAACTGCTGGAGAACACCTTCCGCCACGTCAACATAGCCCTGGTCAATGAGCTCGCCACCTTCGCCCACGACCTGGACGTCGACGTGTGGGAGGCGATCGACGCGGCGGCGACCAAACCTCACGGCTTCCTCCGCTTCGTCCCGGGACCGGGAGTCGGAGGGCACTGCCTGCCGATCGACCCTTCCTACCTGTCCTGGTGGGCCGAGCGCACCGCGGGCCGCACGCTCCGCTTCGTCGAACTCGCCAACGATGTCAACGGCCACATGCCCGACTACGTGGTGCGGCGGCTCACCGACGGGCTGCGGCAGCGCGGCAAGACGGTGGAGGGCTCCCGCGTTCTGCTGCTGGGCCTCGCCTACAAGGCCAACACCAGCGACGCCCGGGAGACCCCGGCCGCCCGCGTCGCCGAACTCCTGCTCGCCCTGGGCGCGGACGTCAGGGCCGCGGACCCGCACGTCACCCGGTCGGTGCCGTCGGCCTCCGGGGTACTGGACGGGGTCCTGCGGGTGACGGCAGGGGAGCAGGAGCTGTCGGCAGCCGACGCGGTCGTCCTGCTCGCGGACCACGACGCCTTCGACTACGGGCTCATCGCCGGGAGTTCCGCCTACGTCCTGGACTGCCGTCGACGGCTCGGCGGCGACAACATCGACGTCCTCTGA